Sequence from the Pseudomonas frederiksbergensis genome:
GTGGAAGCCACCGACGCCGATGTGGGCGATGCCTTGGCGTCGGTCGTCCAGGTTGTACGCGGGCAGGACGACCTCGGCGTTGAGGTTGTGCAGGTTCTGTCGGTTGAGTTTCATCGCAAAATCTCGGCTATCAGGCGGCAGCGCGCAGCGCGCGGGAAACCGCTACGCCCTCGGCATCGAATAAATGGCAGTGTTCGGCGTCCAGGTGCAGGTCCAGTTGCTCGCCGAATCGGCTCGCCAGGTCGCCGCGCACCCGCATGGTCAAGGCTTCGCCGGAAGCGGTGACGACGTGGCAGAAAGTGTCGCTGCCCAGGCGCTCGCTGACATCGGCGGTCACCCGCAGCGTGCAGTCGCCCGGTTGGGCCAGGTTCAGGTGTTCCGGGCGAATCCCCAGTGTCACCGCGCCGCCGACGCTCAGGTTGGCACCACTGCGCGGCAGGTTGATACGCGTGCCGGCGTCCAGCAGCACTTCACAACCCTGGCCGTCCAGAGCGGTGACCTTGCCCTTGAGGAAACCCATCTTCGGCGTGCCGAGAAATCCGGCCACGAACAGGTTGGCCGGTTGGTGGTACAGCTCCAGCGGCGAGCCGACCTGTTCGATGCGCCCACCGTTGAGTACGACGACCTTATCGGCCAGAGTCATGGCTTCGACCTGGTCGTGGGTCACGTAGATCATCGTCGCTTGCAGTTCTTTATGCAGGCGCGCCAGTTCCAGGCGCATCTGCACGCGCAGGGCGGCGTCGAGGTTGGACAGCGGTTCGTCGAACAGGAAAATCTTGGGATTGCGTACGATGGCCCGGCCGATTGCCACGCGCTGGCGCTGGCCGCCGGACAGTTGCTTGGGCTTGCGCTCGAGCATCGGTCCCAGTTCGAGGATGCGCGCCGCTTCGTTGACCTTCTTCTCGACGTCGGCTTTGGGCACGCCGGCCAGGTCCAGGGCGAAGGACATGTTCTTGCGCACGCTCATGTGCGGGTACAGGGCGTAGGTCTGGAACACCATCGCCAGGTCGCGCTTGGCCGGGCTGACTTCGGTAATGTCCCGGCCATCGAGTTCGATGGTGCCGTCGCTGACCTCTTCCAGGCCGGCGATCAGCCGCAGCAACGTGGACTTGCCGCAGCCCGATGGGCCGACAAAGACTACGAATTCACGGTCGTTCACCTCAAGGTCGATGCCCTTGATGATCGAGAAACCTTCGAAACCTTTTTGCAGATTCTTGATTTTCAGGTTGGCCATGATGATGGGCCTCCACTTCGGATAACTGTGTAGGGCGCGTTACTTCACCGCGCCGAAGGACAAACCGCGCACCAGCTGTTTCTGGCTGATCCAGCCAAAGATCAGGATCGGCGCGCAGGCGAGGGTCGAGACGGCGGACAACTTGGCCCAGAACAAACCTTCCGGGCTGGAGTAAGAGGCGATCAACGCGGTCAGTGGCGCGGCTTTGGACGAGGTGAGGTTCAGCGACCAGAAGGCCTCGTTCCAGCACAGGATCAGCGACAGCAACACGGTGGAGGCCAGGCCGCCCTTGGCGATCGGCAACAGGACGCGGACCATTTCCTGCCACAACGTGGCACCGTCCAGGCGCGCGGCTTCGAGGATGTCGCGAGGAATGTCCTTGAAGTAGGTGTAGATCATCCAGACCACGATGGGCAGGTTGATCAGCGTATAGATGATGATCAACGCGATACGGGTGTCCAGCAGGCCAAATTGCTTGGCGAGCAAGTAGATCGGCATCAGCACGCCCACCGGCGGCAGCATCTTGGTGGAGAGCATCCACAGCAACGTGCCCTTGGTACGTTGGGTTTCGTAGAACGCCATGGAGTACGCCGCCGGCACTGCAATCAGCAGGCAAAGGGCGGTGGCACTGAAGGAAATCACCACCGAGTTCCAGGCGAAGCTGAAGTAGTTGCTGCGCTCGTTGATGTGCAGGTAGTTCTCCAGCGTTGGCGCGAAGATGAACTGCGGTGGCGTGGCGAAGGCGTCGATCTCGGTCTTGAAGCTGGTCAGCACCATCCAGAAGATCGGGAAAAAGATCAGGATCGCGATGGCCCAGGCCAGCGTGCCCAACAGCAGGCTTTGCAGGCGACGGGATTGTTGAAGAGTCATGGCGACGGCCTCAATGCTTGTCGGTGAGGTTTTTGCCGATCATCCGGACCAGGATGATGGCGGCGATATTGGCGATGACCACGGCAATCAAGCCTCCGGCCGACGCCATGCCGACGTCGAACTGCACCAGCGCCTGGTTGTAGATCAGGTAGGCGAGGTTGGTGGAGGCATAGCCTGGGCCACCGTTGGTAGTGGTGAAGATTTCGGCGAACACCGACAGCAGGAAGATGGTCTCGATCATCACCACCACGGCAATCGGGCGGGCCAGGTGCGGCAGGGTCAGGTGCCAGAAAATGGCGATGGGGCCGGCACCGTCCAGGCGCGCGGCTTCTTTCTGTTCCTGATCCAGCGACTGCATGGCGGTCATCAGGATCAGGATCGCGAAGGGCAGCCATTGCCAGCTGACGATGATAATGATCGACAGCAACGGGTAATGAGCCAGCCAGTCCACTGGCTGGGCACCGAAGAGCTTCCACACCGAGGCGAGGATCCCGGAGACCGGATGGAAAATCAGGTTCTTCCAGATCAGCGCACCGACGGTGGGCATGATGAAGAACGGCGAGATCAGCAATACCCGCACGATGCCGCGACCGAAGAACTCACTGGCCTCCAGCAAGGCGCTGATCAATACCCCGAGCACGATGCTGATCAGCAGCACGCTGCCCACTAGCAGCAACGTATTGGTGGCACCAGGCATGAAGCCCGAGTCGGTCAGGAAATAGGTGAAGTTTTCCAGCCCGACGAATTCGTTCTCGCCGGGGTAGAGCAGGTTGTAGCGGATCGTCGAGAAGTACACGGTCATGCCCAGCGGCACGATCATCCACAGCAGCAACAAGGCGACCGAAGGGCTGACCAGGAACCAGCCGGGGTTGGCCAGTCGGATCTTGCGGGCTGGCGGGGCTATTTCGATGGGGGCTTTGACTGTTGTCGTTGAGCTATTCATGAGCGCTTACTCTTATGCGACACATTCCCTGTGGCGAGGGAACTTGCTCCCGCTGGACCGCGCAGCGGGCCCATGCCGATCGGCAATCGTTCCGATCGCCAGGGCGGGCTTCGCCCGCCAG
This genomic interval carries:
- a CDS encoding ABC transporter ATP-binding protein — encoded protein: MANLKIKNLQKGFEGFSIIKGIDLEVNDREFVVFVGPSGCGKSTLLRLIAGLEEVSDGTIELDGRDITEVSPAKRDLAMVFQTYALYPHMSVRKNMSFALDLAGVPKADVEKKVNEAARILELGPMLERKPKQLSGGQRQRVAIGRAIVRNPKIFLFDEPLSNLDAALRVQMRLELARLHKELQATMIYVTHDQVEAMTLADKVVVLNGGRIEQVGSPLELYHQPANLFVAGFLGTPKMGFLKGKVTALDGQGCEVLLDAGTRINLPRSGANLSVGGAVTLGIRPEHLNLAQPGDCTLRVTADVSERLGSDTFCHVVTASGEALTMRVRGDLASRFGEQLDLHLDAEHCHLFDAEGVAVSRALRAAA
- a CDS encoding carbohydrate ABC transporter permease encodes the protein MTLQQSRRLQSLLLGTLAWAIAILIFFPIFWMVLTSFKTEIDAFATPPQFIFAPTLENYLHINERSNYFSFAWNSVVISFSATALCLLIAVPAAYSMAFYETQRTKGTLLWMLSTKMLPPVGVLMPIYLLAKQFGLLDTRIALIIIYTLINLPIVVWMIYTYFKDIPRDILEAARLDGATLWQEMVRVLLPIAKGGLASTVLLSLILCWNEAFWSLNLTSSKAAPLTALIASYSSPEGLFWAKLSAVSTLACAPILIFGWISQKQLVRGLSFGAVK
- a CDS encoding carbohydrate ABC transporter permease; the protein is MNSSTTTVKAPIEIAPPARKIRLANPGWFLVSPSVALLLLWMIVPLGMTVYFSTIRYNLLYPGENEFVGLENFTYFLTDSGFMPGATNTLLLVGSVLLISIVLGVLISALLEASEFFGRGIVRVLLISPFFIMPTVGALIWKNLIFHPVSGILASVWKLFGAQPVDWLAHYPLLSIIIIVSWQWLPFAILILMTAMQSLDQEQKEAARLDGAGPIAIFWHLTLPHLARPIAVVVMIETIFLLSVFAEIFTTTNGGPGYASTNLAYLIYNQALVQFDVGMASAGGLIAVVIANIAAIILVRMIGKNLTDKH